A stretch of the Muntiacus reevesi chromosome 8, mMunRee1.1, whole genome shotgun sequence genome encodes the following:
- the GPR171 gene encoding G-protein coupled receptor 171, which yields MTNSSTLCPVYRDLEPFTYFFYLVFLVGIIGSCFATWAFIQKNTNHRCVSIYLLNLLTADFLLTLALPVKITVDLGVAPWKLRIFHCQVTACLIYINMYLSIIFLAFVSIDRCLQLTYSCKIYRIQEPGFAKMISAVVWLMVLLIMVPNMIIPIKDIKEKPNVGCMEFKKEFGRNWHLLTNFISVAIFLNFSAIILISNCLVIRQLYRNRDNENYPNVKRALVSILLVTSGYIICFVPYHAVRIPYTLSQTEVISDCSTRISLFKAKEATLLLAVSNLCFDPILYYHLSKAFRLKITETFASHKESKAQKEKSRPENNA from the coding sequence ATGACCAACAGTTCTACCCTCTGCCCAGTTTACAGAGACCTGGAGCCATtcacatatttcttttatttagttttcCTTGTTGGAATTATTGGAAGTTGTTTTGCAACCTGGGCTTTCATACAGAAAAACACTAATCACAGGTGTGTGAGCATATACTTACTTAATTTGCTTACAGCTGATTTCCTGCTCACTCTGGCATTACCGGTGAAAATCACTGTTGACTTGGGCGTCGCACCCTGGAAGCTGAGAATATTCCACTGCCAAGTGACAGCCTGCCTCATCTACATTAATATGTACTTATCAATAATCTTCTTAGCATTCGTTAGCATTGATCGCTGTCTTCAGTTGACATACAGCTGCAAGATTTATCGAATACAAGAACCTGGGTTTGCTAAAATGATATCAGCTGTTGTGTGGCTAATGGTCCTTCTTATAATGGTGCCAAACATGATCATTCCCATCAAAGACATCAAGGAAAAGCCCAACGTGGGCTGCATGGAATTCAAAAAGGAGTTTGGAAGAAACTGGCATTTGCTGACAAATTTCATAAGTGTAGCAATATTCCTCAACTTCTCAGCCATCATCTTAATATCTAACTGCCTTGTAATTCGACAGCTCTACAGAAACAGAGATAATGAAAACTATCCAAACGTGAAGAGAGCCCTCGTCAGTATACTCCTGGTGACCTCAGGCTACATCATCTGCTTTGTTCCTTATCACGCTGTCCGAATCCCATACACGCTCAGCCAGACAgaggtcatatctgactgttcCACCAGGATTTCACTTTTCAAAGCAAAAGAGGCCACGCTGCTCCTGGCTGTGTCCAACCTGTGTTTCGATCCAATCCTGTACTATCATCTCTCAAAGGCTTTCCGATTAAAGATCACTGAGACGTTTGCTTCCCATAAGGAGTCCAAggctcaaaaagaaaaatcaaggccTGAAAACAATGCATAA